In Vicia villosa cultivar HV-30 ecotype Madison, WI linkage group LG7, Vvil1.0, whole genome shotgun sequence, the DNA window ACTGCTCTTCCTATTAAAGCCATGCATGATAGGTTATAGTCTTTCTAAATTTTTCCCCAGAATGCACATAGGTCTTCCTGTCACAATCCCCTTCCAACTATCTTTGACTTTATCCACGAAATCAACATTCTCAACAATAGTGTTCAGGAATTTATACCTTGGTTGTTTGAACTACCAGTTGTGCCTGGTATGTGAAATGCTCATCCTCAAAGGTGCATGATCTGAGATTGAGGAAGGTAGGATTGCAGCTTCACTGTTAGGGTAAGTAGTGTACCATTCTTCATTGCAAATTGCCCTATCTATTCTTGAGTAGATAAtgttatttttctgtttgttcGGCAAGGTATAGTGACTTCCTGTAGTACTGGGTTCAACAATCCTACTTCATGCATCATATCCTCAAGATCTACAAATTCTTCATGTAGCACTAGATTACcctcaatcatatcatccacaatgagatattttaacatttgaaaataagaattttgtatcttaaataataaaaatttatttaaaataaaataggtatatgACTATTGTGTATTATCCAattctataaaataaattattaattttattaaaatttaaaaaaagattaattaatattttaaataataataaataactaaaactGATTAAATTTGttgtaaaatcaaaattaaataccAATGTTGTATTTGGGTGTTCGCGATGCGGTTTTGAcggttttgacgtaaaaaatcatctgaaccataaaaaaaaagttgtacggtttggtttggttcggttgaatgaataataatagaatttttaCATAGTTGGATAATTTAtatatttgaatttcaaatatgGTTAAAAGAAATCCAAAAGGAACCAAATAAAATTATACATTATAAATACGATTTCATTCCTTTAAATAGATATTATAATCGTTTCAAGATTCTGTGGAAATTTTATATGATATATAtacattcaaaaatatttttttccataGATGTAGGAACTAAAACTAGTATCTCAATTAATAAATTACggaaaaaagaaaattatatattttcagATCTTTACCAAAAAATCTTACCTTTTTATGAAAATCTGTTATTTTCTTCAAATTACATACTATATGTCAGCACATTCTAGAAGGGAATCCTATATGAGATGTTTATAAATTCACTCAAAATTTTGATGATATTCATTTCATATAACCTAACTGTCATTGAAATAAGTTTTATTTTCACATAGAATTTCTTCAGCTTCTCTCATCTCATTCGCTTTCTCATCAAAGTTGTGTCCTCACTGAAAAAAAGGTATTACATATACACAATGATGTTTTCTTGATTATTTTTATCAAAGCGTAGGTAAATATCATAGAGTTTCTTTCAAACATAATCTCCATTAATGTGTTTCTGATGTATTATGTTAAACCTAATATTCGCTTTCTCATCGAAGTTGTGgtctaaataaaaaaatggttagcTATAATACAATATATTTATCAAACCATATGTAAATCAGAGTTTCTTTCATgagtatatttattttaaaagttgatGTATTATGTTAAAAACTAATACTAGATACTTAAatttttataaagtttttttGTTTGCATTTCATTACCGGAGAGGAGTTtgatgcaattttttttttaaatatttttaagtatAATGGTAGAGAAAGATATCATGTCTTGTACTAAAATTAAATTTCAAAACATcatatttgttatattttaaaacattttatcAGTATATTTCTTTGTAGAAGAAACATAAGTTAATTTGGAGTTAACTATGCTGATTTAAAAAGATAGTTCTTCattcttatattttatatttttataaacattaactactattcttttataaatatttctagaaaatatattttgttggaAAGATAATTCACCTGAcacacatttatatatatatttttttcagctCGAGAAAGATTGGTTTTATAAAGGGTCATTATCAATTATAGTTATAGGAGTCATATATGAAGAGAACAACTATGGGTGCGACCATCAACCATATACATGATGATTTTGCATTTGTTGTTCTGTCAAAGTTGCCTCTCAAATCTTTGACTAGACTTTGTTGCGTACGTAAGTCATGGTCTGACTTGTTTGATAATACTTATTTTATGAACATGTTTCGAAAGAACTTTTTATTGAAGAATCACTTACATTATAATGATACATCTCTCCTTTTACGTTTTGATGAATCGTGGATTGCTGATAATCCATGTAAATCTGGAATGTATTCTCTATCCGGTGAAAGATTTGAGAATATCATACAATTAGATTTGCCAAATTTACTCCGCGGAGAATGGTCATTCAAAATTTTGGGTTCAACTAGTATCAATGGCTTTCTGTTTATTGATTGTAAACAATCAGGAAAAGTTGTATTATGGAATCCAAATACAAATGAATACAAAGTCATTCCTCCAAGTCCTTTTTCTATTAAATTTACTACGGTATATCATGGGATTTATGGGTTTGGATATGACTcagtaaaaaataattataaggtGATTCGACAAGTAGTATTTTTTAACGACAATGAAGATGGAAGCTCCTTCTGGGAGATATATTGTCTAAAAACCAACACTTGGAAAACACTTGATATAGATATGCCGACATATTATCAAGATTATGCGGAGGTTCATTTGTACAACGATGGAATGTGTCATTGGTTGGCCAAATGTAAAACATATGGATGTGATAGTGAGACACATAATAAGGTTTATTTGCTATCATTTAACATGAGCGATGAGATGTTTGTTACAACAACCATACCTTCAGACGTGGAGGATGATGTTGATTATAGATACTTAGCGATGTTAAGTGAATCAATAGTATTGATTTCAGTTTATGCAGAGACTACTAGTTTTCATATTTCAATTTTAAGTGAGGTTGGAAGAAATGAGTCATGGACTAAGCTCTTCATTTTGAAGTCATTATCTTGTATTGGTCGTCCTATTGGAGTGAGCAAAAATTGTGATATATTCTTTATAAAAGAGGATGGAGAGCTAGCTTGGATTAATTTAAGTACAGAAAAGATTGAAAACCTGGGTCTTAATGGAGCTTTTAATTGTAAGGTTATCAATCATAAGAAAAGTCTTGTGAAAGGTAACTAATTTTTTCTTTAGTATGACATCCAAGATTGTTGATTATGATTGTTATCTATTATTAATTTCATCTGATTATCTATTATCTTTCCCTTAAATTAATGTCAAGGAATAAAACAAcgaattgtgttttatttttacaAGTGTGTACCCGTTTTATTTACAGTATTACAGTTTAACTTTTGATAAATTAAGGTGAGTAATTGTGGTTTCAGCAAAGCCACTGAAAAACTAAACATATACTAATTTGAAATTGGAAATTGTGGTTTCAAGGAGACTCCGATAATTAAGTGGCGGATAGGATTGATAAATCATCTTCGAAAATTGTTGCTCGGtagttctatttttattttttttagacttTGGCTCTCTTTAAtcgcaaaaaaaataaataaatactcaGATGTGAAACAAATACTCCAAGACCAAGTgtcataattaaaattttgtgacTTACACTATTTGAAAATCTAAAACGATATTATATTTTCTAACTCTTCGATAAAAGTAAAGGAATCAGGGAAAAAAGTATTTCTTTAAATAGTTTTTGGTAAATTAgagaaaaaatta includes these proteins:
- the LOC131619618 gene encoding F-box only protein 8-like, which encodes MGATINHIHDDFAFVVLSKLPLKSLTRLCCVRKSWSDLFDNTYFMNMFRKNFLLKNHLHYNDTSLLLRFDESWIADNPCKSGMYSLSGERFENIIQLDLPNLLRGEWSFKILGSTSINGFLFIDCKQSGKVVLWNPNTNEYKVIPPSPFSIKFTTVYHGIYGFGYDSVKNNYKVIRQVVFFNDNEDGSSFWEIYCLKTNTWKTLDIDMPTYYQDYAEVHLYNDGMCHWLAKCKTYGCDSETHNKVYLLSFNMSDEMFVTTTIPSDVEDDVDYRYLAMLSESIVLISVYAETTSFHISILSEVGRNESWTKLFILKSLSCIGRPIGVSKNCDIFFIKEDGELAWINLSTEKIENLGLNGAFNCKVINHKKSLVKGN